One region of Quercus lobata isolate SW786 chromosome 2, ValleyOak3.0 Primary Assembly, whole genome shotgun sequence genomic DNA includes:
- the LOC115976894 gene encoding ankyrin repeat-containing protein At5g02620-like, with product MATKDFNSNDDEAVSIERGRLYRAALNGDWKSIKDIQKIQRKITKKGETTLHIAAAANQEEFVRNLLKTMIKDNLTAENTVGNTALTYAAATGNVNIAMAMLEKNHQLPNLGSGIKPLFMAASLGHGQMTNYLYSQTKERVREWDDKEQAKLFIACVKGGLYGVALQMLEDNSNLAAVANSDGETALHVLAHDPSAFANEIRPWLKLKQENSKQSQANELFEICLQAYRDDVENLNETSVISHVLFDAVEVGNTEFLVKLIRFDFDLLWKTRNSKSIFHIAVEKRHESIFNILNEIGSIGDLIIDRIEEDGSNILHLAAGLAPQEKLNAISGAALQMQQEILWFKEVEKVVSPTFKEMKNNKGDTPYVLFAKNHEELRKEGEKWMRNTAEYSMVVAILIGLIMFPREKSDGLKDSPNLVRVFSVSSAIALFCSSTSLVMFLSILTSRYSYNDFLVWLPIRLMIGVASLFISIAAMMVAFSASFWSDNHNHQELPLIFVVIGLFACVPIICVLLKHRLFVDIVRSTFFRFRKHRRLL from the exons ATGGCAACAAAGGATTTCAATTCAAACGACG ATGAAGCAGTCAGTATAGAGCGTGGGAGGCTTTATCGGGCTGCACTAAATGGTGACTGGAAATCTATCAAGGACatacaaaaaattcaaagaaaaattacaaagaaaggaGAAACCACTCTTCATATTGCTGCTGCAGCAAACCAAGAAGAATTTGTAAGGAATTTATTGAAGACGATGATTAAAGACAACCTAACAGCTGAAAACACTGTTGGGAATACTGCCTTGACCTATGCTGCTGCAACTGGAAATGTGAATATTGCCATGGCGATGCTGGAGAAAAATCATCAGCTGCCAAACCTCGGTAGTGGGATAAAGCCACTCTTTATGGCTGCTTCCTTAGGACACGGACAAATGACGAATTATCTTTATTCTCAGACTAAAGAGAGAGTTCGCGAGTGGGATGACAAAGAACAGGCTAAACTATTTATCGCATGTGTTAAGGGTGGCTTATATG GAGTAGCATTGCAAATGCTGGAGGACAACTCTAATTTAGCTGCCGTTGCAAACTCGGATGGAGAAACTGCATTGCATGTGTTAGCTCACGATCCTTCTGCATTTGCTAATGAAATTCGAccat GGTTGAAGTTAAAACAGGAAAACTCGAAGCAATCTCAAGCCAATGAACTATTTGAAATATGTCTTCAAGCTTACAGAGATGACGTTGAGAATTTGAACGAAACCTCAGTGATTTCACATGTTCTGTTTGATGCAGTAGAAGTAGGCAACACTGAGTTCTTGGTTAAACTTATTCGTTTTGACTTTGACTTATTATGGAAAACAAGAAACAGTAAAAGCATATTTCATATTGCTGTTGAGAAGCGCCATGAAAGCATCTTCAATATACTTAATGAGATAGGCTCAATTGGAGATCTAATAATAGATAGAatagaagaagatggaagcaaCATTTTGCATTTAGCTGCAGGATTGGCACCTCAAGAGAAGCTTAATGCTATATCAGGAGCAGCTCTTCAAATGCAACAAGAAATATTATGGTTCAAG GAGGTGGAAAAGGTTGTAAGCCCTACattcaaagaaatgaaaaataacaagGGGGATACGCCGTATGTTTTATTTGCGAAGAACCACGAGGAGTTAAGGAAGGAGGGCGAGAAGTGGATGAGGAACACAGCTGAGTATTCTATGGTGGTTGCAATACTAATTGGGTTGATAATGTTTCCTCGAGAAAAATCTGATGGATTAAAGGATAGTCCTAATCTTGTTCGGGTCTTTTCAGTTTCAAGTGCAATAGCATTATTTTGCTCTTCAACATCCCTAGTAATGTTCTTATCCATCCTTACCTCTCGTTATTCATACAACGACTTTCTTGTATGGTTACCAATTAGGTTGATGATTGGAGTGGCTTCACTTTTCATCTCAATTGCCGCCATGATGGTTGCATTTTCTGCATCCTTTTGGTCAGATAATCATAATCATCAGGAATTGCCATTGATCTTCGTTGTCATTGGTTTATTTGCTTGTGTGCCAATCATTTGCGTGTTGCTGAAGCATCGCCTATTTGTTGATATAGTCCGATCTACCTTCTTTCGGTTTCGGAAACATCGACGTCTACTTTAG